One Bacteroidota bacterium genomic window carries:
- a CDS encoding LysM peptidoglycan-binding domain-containing protein, which translates to MKFSMKIAAFALVLLSGSLFAQRDLSCDQYKAKMDSLKAVEMNLSSTVDQLNKDVANVQKQLDGIQSYEDCLDDLYKSLGANAGDVSVFAMKVNELKSKIEKRQEPYSAREAELKELQSNKLSALPEFYNTLHVYLPDLMAKWKKDLDVIVVPEVKKYTVVKGDCLWCIASKGEYYGKGAAWPAIWRANQEVIGNNPDLIFPNQVYTIPNLTADEINTVSKMGRNYKPAP; encoded by the coding sequence ATGAAATTTTCAATGAAAATTGCTGCTTTCGCTTTAGTGCTTCTCTCAGGTTCACTTTTCGCCCAGAGAGATCTTAGCTGCGATCAATACAAAGCCAAGATGGATTCATTAAAAGCAGTTGAAATGAATCTCAGCTCAACCGTAGACCAGCTCAACAAAGATGTTGCCAATGTTCAGAAACAGCTTGATGGCATCCAGAGCTACGAAGATTGTTTGGATGACCTTTACAAATCACTCGGCGCCAACGCTGGTGATGTATCGGTTTTCGCAATGAAAGTCAATGAACTTAAAAGCAAGATTGAGAAAAGACAAGAGCCTTATTCAGCAAGAGAAGCTGAACTTAAAGAACTCCAGTCAAACAAACTCTCAGCTCTTCCTGAGTTCTACAACACACTTCATGTTTATCTGCCTGACTTAATGGCTAAATGGAAAAAAGACCTTGATGTTATCGTCGTTCCTGAAGTGAAGAAGTATACTGTTGTTAAAGGTGACTGCCTGTGGTGCATCGCTTCAAAAGGCGAATACTACGGTAAAGGCGCTGCTTGGCCTGCAATTTGGAGAGCCAATCAGGAAGTTATCGGAAACAACCCTGACTTGATTTTCCCAAATCAGGTTTATACCATTCCGAACCTCACTGCTGATGAGATCAACACTGTTTCCAAAATGGGAAGAAACTACAAACCGGCTCCTTAA
- the radC gene encoding DNA repair protein RadC, translating into MAIKDHPKDEQPREKAKSKGIDALSDSELLAIILRTGTKGKSVLQLSREIIEVSGGLNELSSKSPGYLKNTFSGIGSDKAITLSAIFEIAKRVQTTEKDYVTGKITSPDLIAEHFIRYMKNEPVEKFMAAFISTSGRVIKIEELFKGTLDFSLVDVREIIRRCLDHNAKSIIISHNHPSGSPDISIEDRRITKKIKEACLLFDIKLLDHIIVAGTKFVSFSNLGILNSD; encoded by the coding sequence ATGGCAATAAAAGATCACCCAAAAGACGAGCAACCGAGAGAAAAGGCAAAGAGCAAGGGAATTGATGCCCTCTCCGATTCGGAATTGCTGGCAATCATTCTTAGAACAGGGACAAAAGGGAAATCGGTTTTACAACTCTCCCGCGAAATTATTGAAGTTTCCGGAGGTCTGAATGAACTCTCGTCCAAATCGCCGGGTTATCTGAAAAACACTTTCTCCGGAATCGGAAGTGACAAGGCAATTACTCTCTCTGCCATTTTTGAGATTGCGAAAAGGGTACAGACCACAGAGAAAGATTATGTGACAGGGAAAATAACCAGCCCTGATTTAATAGCAGAACATTTCATCCGATACATGAAAAATGAACCTGTGGAAAAATTCATGGCGGCATTTATTTCGACAAGCGGAAGAGTGATAAAAATCGAGGAACTGTTCAAAGGAACTCTCGATTTTAGCCTCGTCGATGTCAGGGAAATCATTAGAAGATGCCTCGACCATAATGCCAAATCGATTATAATAAGTCATAACCACCCGAGTGGTTCCCCCGATATCAGCATCGAAGACAGAAGAATCACAAAAAAAATAAAAGAGGCCTGTTTACTCTTTGATATCAAACTTCTTGACCATATTATCGTCGCCGGAACAAAATTTGTCAGTTTTTCCAATCTGGGCATCTTAAATTCGGATTAA
- a CDS encoding ABC transporter substrate-binding protein, which translates to MKEEIMSLSRIYKFLFIIFIANVAASAQDDPQPGKQSFNIAVLLPLTDKGKPYLERRSYQVLEGIKYAVHIFNQNSETKVGLLIRDTQSDSSVIASMKRELSVDKTLSGVIGSTSSKDSRDVISVFSDLGLPVISPTATDDALPQLSNLVIQANPTFTTRGKIMASFARNYHGLSKIGIVYLKEGYSNQLAESFKEEFERLGGKVTLSLVYNMKDTKFESLIEEIEKADEKLDGIYFPVSDVKNAALLNEKLRDLAFTKNVYGNQDWLLSDVFSEPAPFLASMYIDSDYFLDMTQPDYQRMNKEFYELTGYLFDRNALYGFDATSMLIKFLAKNNFNPGTFLNEVQSGIDYDGIKGKIVLDARRTNLSLNILQYNFGKFSLFLKLKI; encoded by the coding sequence ATGAAAGAAGAGATAATGAGCTTGTCAAGGATATATAAATTCTTGTTTATTATTTTTATTGCCAATGTGGCGGCTTCTGCACAGGATGATCCTCAGCCCGGGAAGCAGTCGTTCAATATCGCAGTACTTCTTCCACTTACAGACAAGGGAAAGCCATATCTGGAAAGAAGGTCTTATCAGGTACTTGAGGGGATCAAGTATGCGGTGCATATCTTCAATCAGAACAGCGAAACCAAAGTGGGACTTTTAATCAGGGACACCCAAAGCGACAGCAGCGTTATAGCATCCATGAAGCGGGAATTGTCGGTTGATAAAACTCTAAGCGGTGTGATTGGATCCACTTCGAGCAAGGATTCCCGTGATGTAATCTCGGTTTTCTCCGACCTTGGTCTGCCGGTTATCTCTCCGACCGCCACAGATGACGCTCTGCCTCAATTGTCCAATCTGGTGATTCAGGCAAATCCGACCTTTACCACGAGAGGGAAAATAATGGCAAGTTTTGCCAGAAATTATCACGGACTCTCTAAAATCGGCATAGTCTATCTAAAAGAAGGATATTCCAACCAGCTTGCCGAAAGTTTCAAGGAGGAATTTGAAAGACTCGGCGGGAAGGTGACACTTTCCCTTGTCTATAATATGAAGGATACAAAGTTTGAATCCCTGATCGAGGAAATCGAAAAAGCCGATGAGAAACTTGACGGTATCTATTTCCCTGTAAGCGATGTGAAAAATGCAGCTCTCCTGAATGAAAAACTGAGAGATCTTGCATTTACAAAAAATGTTTACGGCAATCAGGACTGGCTTCTCAGCGATGTTTTCAGTGAACCGGCTCCGTTTCTCGCATCAATGTACATAGATTCCGACTACTTTCTTGACATGACTCAACCGGATTATCAGAGAATGAACAAGGAATTTTATGAACTTACCGGTTATCTTTTTGATCGCAATGCGCTTTACGGATTTGACGCCACTTCAATGCTCATTAAATTCCTCGCAAAAAACAATTTTAACCCGGGTACATTCCTGAATGAGGTGCAGAGCGGTATCGATTATGACGGCATTAAAGGGAAAATAGTACTCGATGCCCGGAGAACGAACCTTTCTCTCAATATTTTGCAATATAATTTTGGAAAGTTTAGCCTTTTTCTTAAATTGAAGATATGA
- a CDS encoding tetratricopeptide repeat protein: MKNEKQFELTHRLKRAQEFEGGGKILHSIQLYQAIIDDFPDDTTAWFRLIEIYENMEKMDSALKIMAELREHLPDELEVRLFTGHFYFKYQMWEESIAVLGGVEMEAEPIAFFILGLAYFHTGKFRESATHLTAFVNFEKNSAFLGESYLYIARCYFEMNQAHVALPYLEEAIKLAPTNPEVYFYQAAYYLSVGMNSHASTQISIAIELGTGNRLVFELAVEIYDKNREFSKLESLCKKYIEEFEPSSKIYAYLGKVLLMRNRYKEAAGYLETALKLNPDNRFANDVLKELNERRDNELVKDI, translated from the coding sequence ATGAAAAACGAGAAACAATTTGAGCTTACCCATCGTTTAAAGAGGGCTCAGGAATTTGAAGGCGGCGGAAAAATCCTTCATTCCATTCAACTTTATCAGGCTATTATAGATGATTTCCCGGATGATACCACAGCCTGGTTCCGTCTCATAGAGATTTATGAGAATATGGAGAAAATGGATTCCGCCCTCAAGATTATGGCAGAACTCCGAGAGCATCTGCCTGATGAACTGGAAGTGAGACTCTTTACGGGACACTTCTACTTTAAGTATCAGATGTGGGAAGAATCGATCGCCGTGTTAGGCGGAGTGGAGATGGAAGCCGAGCCGATTGCGTTTTTTATTCTTGGTCTGGCATATTTCCATACCGGGAAGTTCAGGGAGTCGGCGACACATCTTACCGCTTTTGTGAATTTTGAAAAGAACTCCGCCTTTCTTGGCGAGTCATACCTCTATATAGCGAGATGTTATTTTGAGATGAACCAGGCACATGTTGCACTCCCCTATCTTGAGGAAGCGATAAAACTTGCACCGACAAATCCGGAGGTTTATTTCTACCAGGCTGCCTACTATTTGTCTGTAGGGATGAATTCACACGCATCCACACAGATTTCCATAGCCATAGAACTTGGAACGGGCAATCGTCTGGTTTTCGAACTCGCTGTCGAAATTTACGACAAAAACCGTGAATTTTCGAAACTGGAGTCTCTTTGTAAAAAATACATAGAAGAATTTGAGCCTTCATCGAAGATATATGCTTATCTCGGCAAGGTGCTGCTGATGAGAAACAGGTATAAAGAGGCAGCCGGCTACCTTGAGACGGCATTAAAATTGAACCCCGACAACCGGTTTGCAAATGATGTTCTAAAAGAACTTAATGAAAGAAGAGATAATGAGCTTGTCAAGGATATATAA